One window of Enterobacter sp. RHBSTW-00175 genomic DNA carries:
- a CDS encoding transketolase: protein MNVTEITQLAREIRVETLKSLTQLGFGHYGGSMSVVETLAVLYGAIMKIDPADPDWPERDYFVLSKGHAGPALYSTLAIKGYFPVAELSTLNQNGTRLPSHPDRLKTRGVDATTGSLGQGISIAGGMALSHKLSGRPNRVFCIVGDGELNEGQCWEAFQFIAHHRLNNLTVFVDWNKQQLDGELDEIISAFDLEGKFRAFGFDVVTVKGDDIPALLEVTSLIPQADARPRVVILDSIKGQGVPYLEQLSNSHHLRLTEESKAALNETIRQLEASHD, encoded by the coding sequence ATGAATGTCACTGAAATCACCCAACTGGCGCGTGAAATCCGCGTTGAAACCCTGAAATCACTGACGCAGCTGGGTTTTGGTCACTATGGCGGCAGTATGTCGGTGGTCGAAACGTTGGCCGTTCTGTACGGGGCGATAATGAAAATTGACCCGGCCGACCCCGACTGGCCAGAGCGTGACTACTTTGTGCTGTCGAAAGGACACGCTGGCCCGGCGCTGTACAGCACCCTGGCGATTAAGGGCTACTTCCCGGTTGCAGAGCTGAGCACCCTGAACCAGAACGGAACGCGTCTGCCAAGCCACCCGGACAGGCTGAAAACGCGTGGTGTGGACGCTACCACCGGTTCCCTGGGGCAGGGGATTTCCATCGCAGGCGGAATGGCGCTGTCGCACAAGCTGTCAGGCAGGCCGAACCGGGTATTTTGCATCGTGGGTGACGGCGAGCTGAACGAAGGGCAGTGCTGGGAAGCGTTCCAGTTTATTGCCCACCATCGCCTGAACAACCTGACGGTGTTCGTTGACTGGAACAAACAGCAGCTTGATGGCGAGCTGGACGAAATCATCAGCGCATTCGACCTGGAAGGGAAATTCCGCGCCTTTGGCTTTGACGTGGTGACGGTAAAAGGTGACGACATCCCGGCGCTGCTGGAGGTGACATCCCTGATACCGCAGGCCGATGCGCGTCCGCGGGTGGTGATCCTCGACAGCATCAAAGGGCAGGGGGTGCCGTATCTGGAGCAGCTTAGCAATTCGCACCACCTGCGATTGACCGAAGAGAGCAAAGCGGCACTCAACGAGACAATCCGCCAACTGGAGGCTTCACATGATTAA
- a CDS encoding TIGR01777 family oxidoreductase, protein MKILLTGGTGLIGSHLIPRLQALHHEITVVTRSPEKARQVLGTGVDIWKSLAEQQNLDGFDAVINLAGEPIADKRWTAEQKQLLCSSRWNITEKLVELFRNSHTPPAVFISGSAVGYYGDLGEVVVTEEEPPHNEFTHKLCAQWERIACAAQSDNTRVCLLRTGVVLAPKGGILAKMLPLFRLGLGGPIGNGRQYLAWIHIDDMVNGILWLLDNDLRGPFNVVSPYPVRNEQFAHALGHALHRPAILRVPATVIRLMMGEASVLALGGQRALPKRLEAAGFAFRWYDLEEALGDVVGHSHP, encoded by the coding sequence ATGAAGATTCTGCTGACTGGCGGCACTGGTCTGATTGGAAGCCATCTCATTCCTCGCCTGCAAGCATTACACCACGAGATTACTGTTGTCACCCGCAGCCCGGAAAAAGCACGTCAGGTGCTCGGAACAGGGGTCGACATCTGGAAAAGTCTGGCAGAGCAGCAGAATCTTGACGGCTTTGATGCCGTTATCAACCTTGCCGGCGAACCCATCGCCGACAAACGCTGGACAGCAGAGCAAAAACAGCTGCTGTGCAGCAGCCGGTGGAATATCACTGAAAAGCTGGTTGAGCTATTCCGTAACAGCCATACCCCGCCAGCGGTGTTCATATCCGGCTCTGCTGTGGGATATTACGGCGACCTTGGTGAAGTGGTGGTTACCGAAGAGGAACCACCGCATAACGAATTTACCCATAAACTCTGCGCTCAGTGGGAACGCATCGCCTGCGCCGCGCAGAGCGATAACACCCGCGTTTGCCTGCTGCGAACCGGCGTGGTACTTGCGCCAAAAGGCGGCATTCTGGCGAAGATGCTCCCCCTCTTCAGGCTGGGACTGGGCGGACCGATCGGTAATGGCCGTCAGTATCTTGCCTGGATCCATATCGACGATATGGTCAACGGTATACTCTGGCTTCTGGATAACGATCTGCGCGGGCCGTTTAATGTGGTGTCTCCATATCCGGTACGTAATGAACAGTTTGCTCATGCGCTGGGTCATGCGCTTCATCGCCCGGCGATATTGCGCGTGCCTGCAACGGTAATCCGGTTAATGATGGGCGAAGCGTCTGTGCTGGCGCTCGGTGGGCAGCGCGCGCTGCCAAAAAGGCTGGAAGCGGCGGGATTTGCGTTTCGCTGGTACGACTTAGAAGAGGCGCTGGGGGATGTGGTGGGTCATTCTCACCCGTAG
- a CDS encoding PTS sugar transporter subunit IIA, which yields MLKSWIYDTTITLQDSVENWPQALELCAKPLLDMQVIAPEYVTAIVEQHHKLGPYYVLTPGLAMPHARPEEGAKGLGLSLLKLKHGVSFGAGEFDPVDVIVMLAAPDKHSHIEMISALAELFSSDEDMAELHQANTLEDIKKIIDRF from the coding sequence GTGCTCAAAAGCTGGATATATGATACAACCATCACCCTTCAGGACAGCGTAGAAAACTGGCCTCAGGCGCTGGAGCTGTGTGCAAAACCGTTGCTCGACATGCAGGTGATCGCGCCAGAGTATGTGACGGCAATCGTTGAGCAGCACCATAAGCTCGGGCCGTATTATGTGCTGACACCAGGGCTGGCTATGCCACATGCGCGGCCAGAAGAGGGGGCAAAAGGACTTGGCCTGTCATTATTAAAACTGAAACACGGAGTGTCTTTTGGTGCCGGAGAATTCGATCCCGTTGATGTGATCGTTATGCTGGCGGCCCCCGATAAGCATAGTCATATTGAAATGATATCTGCGCTGGCAGAGTTATTTTCCAGTGACGAAGATATGGCTGAATTGCATCAGGCGAATACGCTGGAGGATATTAAAAAGATTATCGACCGCTTCTGA
- a CDS encoding PTS ascorbate transporter subunit IIC produces the protein MFILETLNFVVDILKVPSVLVGLIALIGLVAQKKAFSDVVKGTIKTILGFIVLGGGATVLVGSLNPLGGMFEHAFTIQGIIPNNEAIVSIALEKYGASTALIMAFGMVANIIVARFTRLKYIFLTGHHTFYMACMIGVILTVAGFEGVGLVFTGSLILGLIMAFFPAIAQRYMKRITGNDEIAFGHFGTLGYVLSGWIGSKCGKGSRSTEEMNLPKNLSFLRDSSISISLTMMIIYLIMAVSAGREYVEATFSGGQNYLVYAIIMAITFAAGVFIILQGVRLILAEIVPAFTGFSEKLVPNARPALDCPVVYPYAPNAVLIGFLFSFLGGLVGLFICGQFSWVLILPGVVPHFFTGATAGVFGNATGGRRGAMIGAFANGLLITFLPVLLLPVLGAIGFANTTFSDADFGAVGIVLGNLARFLSPMAITGLVVALFALLVAYNVFAKNKSAGGNAQENTGAKS, from the coding sequence ATGTTTATCCTTGAAACGCTGAATTTTGTTGTTGATATTTTAAAAGTCCCTTCGGTGCTGGTTGGCTTAATTGCGTTAATCGGTTTGGTTGCGCAGAAAAAAGCATTTTCCGATGTCGTTAAAGGCACAATTAAAACCATTCTGGGTTTTATTGTTCTGGGCGGCGGCGCCACGGTACTGGTGGGCTCCTTAAATCCGTTAGGTGGAATGTTTGAACATGCCTTTACTATTCAGGGCATCATCCCTAATAACGAAGCGATTGTGTCTATTGCGCTGGAGAAATACGGTGCATCCACGGCGTTGATTATGGCCTTCGGGATGGTGGCAAATATTATTGTCGCGCGATTCACCCGCCTGAAGTACATCTTCCTGACCGGACACCACACCTTCTATATGGCGTGCATGATTGGCGTGATCCTGACAGTGGCAGGGTTTGAAGGTGTCGGCCTGGTGTTCACCGGCTCACTGATCCTGGGCTTGATCATGGCGTTCTTCCCGGCGATTGCGCAGCGTTACATGAAGCGCATTACCGGCAACGATGAGATCGCCTTCGGCCACTTTGGCACGCTTGGTTATGTGCTTTCAGGCTGGATTGGCAGCAAGTGCGGCAAAGGCTCGCGTTCAACCGAAGAGATGAACCTGCCGAAGAACCTTAGCTTCCTGCGTGACAGCTCTATTTCTATCTCCCTGACCATGATGATTATCTATCTGATCATGGCAGTAAGTGCCGGGCGTGAATACGTAGAGGCGACCTTCAGCGGCGGCCAGAACTACCTGGTGTATGCCATCATCATGGCGATTACCTTTGCGGCTGGCGTGTTCATTATCCTGCAAGGTGTGCGTCTGATTCTGGCGGAGATCGTTCCGGCCTTTACCGGCTTCTCTGAAAAACTGGTGCCGAATGCGCGCCCGGCGCTGGACTGCCCTGTGGTCTACCCGTATGCGCCAAATGCGGTGCTGATTGGCTTCCTGTTCAGCTTCCTCGGCGGTCTGGTCGGGCTGTTCATCTGCGGTCAGTTCAGTTGGGTGCTTATCCTGCCGGGCGTGGTGCCGCACTTCTTTACTGGCGCAACGGCGGGTGTGTTCGGTAATGCAACCGGCGGGCGTCGCGGGGCCATGATTGGCGCGTTTGCCAACGGCCTGCTGATCACCTTCTTGCCTGTACTGCTGCTGCCGGTTCTCGGGGCGATTGGTTTTGCCAACACCACCTTCTCGGATGCTGATTTCGGCGCAGTCGGGATTGTGCTGGGCAACCTCGCACGCTTCCTGTCGCCAATGGCGATCACCGGGCTTGTTGTTGCGTTGTTCGCGCTGCTGGTGGCGTACAACGTGTTCGCTAAAAACAAATCTGCGGGCGGTAATGCGCAGGAAAACACCGGAGCCAAATCATGA
- a CDS encoding PTS sugar transporter subunit IIB, with product MKIMAICGSGLGSSFMVEMNIKKVLKKLGIDADVEHSDLSSATPGAADLFVMAKDIAASASVPESQLVVINNIIDINELETQLRAWFAKQ from the coding sequence ATGAAAATCATGGCTATTTGCGGTTCTGGCCTGGGCAGTAGTTTTATGGTCGAAATGAATATTAAAAAGGTGCTTAAAAAACTGGGAATTGACGCGGATGTCGAACACTCCGATCTCTCTTCAGCCACGCCGGGTGCCGCCGATCTCTTTGTGATGGCAAAAGACATTGCGGCCAGCGCCAGCGTGCCAGAAAGCCAACTGGTGGTGATCAATAACATCATCGATATCAACGAACTTGAAACGCAACTGCGTGCCTGGTTCGCAAAACAATAA
- a CDS encoding LacI family DNA-binding transcriptional regulator yields the protein MSLTRKRRSTGKVTLADVAQLAGVGTMTVSRALRTPEQVSDKLREKIEAAVQELGYMPNLAASALASASSWTIAMVVPNLSEAGCSEMFAGLQQVLQPAGYQIMLAESQHRLEQEEKLLETLLASNIAAAILLSVEHSDTVRHWLKNASIPVMEMGAMRADPIDMNIGIDNVAAMYELTEMLIQRGYQNIGLLCANQEQWIFQQHLQGWYKAMLRHHMSPNRVINAAMPPNFSTGTAQLPEFLLAWPELDALVCVSDEMACGALYECQRRRIKVPDELAVVGFGDSDVSRVCQPPLTTMAVPHRKIGIEAGKALLERLNDGDWSDHKPIASSLCLRESC from the coding sequence ATGTCTCTAACCCGAAAACGACGTAGTACCGGTAAAGTGACACTTGCCGATGTTGCACAACTTGCTGGTGTGGGCACGATGACCGTGTCCCGTGCGTTACGCACACCCGAACAGGTTTCCGATAAACTACGTGAGAAAATTGAAGCCGCTGTGCAGGAACTGGGGTATATGCCCAATCTGGCCGCCAGTGCGCTGGCATCGGCCTCCTCATGGACGATCGCAATGGTTGTTCCCAACCTTTCCGAAGCAGGTTGCTCGGAAATGTTTGCCGGTTTACAGCAGGTACTGCAACCCGCGGGCTACCAGATAATGCTGGCAGAATCTCAGCATCGTCTTGAACAAGAAGAGAAACTGCTCGAAACCTTGCTGGCATCAAACATTGCCGCCGCGATTTTACTCAGCGTCGAACATAGCGATACCGTTCGCCACTGGCTGAAGAATGCCTCAATTCCGGTGATGGAAATGGGGGCAATGCGTGCCGACCCTATCGATATGAATATCGGGATCGACAACGTGGCCGCCATGTATGAGCTGACGGAGATGCTTATCCAGCGCGGCTACCAGAACATAGGCCTGCTGTGCGCTAACCAGGAACAGTGGATATTCCAGCAACATTTGCAAGGTTGGTACAAAGCCATGCTGCGCCACCATATGTCGCCTAATCGGGTGATTAATGCCGCCATGCCGCCTAATTTCTCCACCGGCACGGCGCAACTGCCGGAGTTTTTACTGGCCTGGCCTGAGCTGGATGCGCTGGTTTGCGTCTCGGACGAGATGGCCTGCGGGGCGTTGTACGAATGTCAGAGACGTCGCATCAAAGTGCCGGACGAGCTTGCGGTGGTCGGGTTTGGCGATAGCGATGTGAGCCGTGTCTGTCAGCCGCCGCTGACCACAATGGCCGTGCCGCATCGTAAGATTGGTATTGAAGCGGGAAAGGCGCTGCTGGAACGTCTTAATGACGGAGACTGGAGCGATCATAAACCTATCGCCTCCAGCCTGTGTTTGCGAGAGAGTTGTTAA
- a CDS encoding GNAT family N-acetyltransferase → MATITTPRLHLAPFEPSDWAFFRTLREDRAIMRYMAAIAPEKETRRVFAARLTAPHIFVIRMHDDDTPLGDIGLQISAVNREEADIGYTVVPAAQGKGIASEALCAMCEYAFNQTGVKAVNAYVLADNGGSVRVLEKAGFVRTQVLEKAYEIDGVRYDDWVYRLESTGRQQTL, encoded by the coding sequence ATGGCAACTATCACCACACCCCGGCTGCACCTGGCTCCTTTCGAACCCTCTGACTGGGCGTTTTTCCGCACCCTGCGGGAAGACCGCGCCATCATGCGCTATATGGCTGCCATCGCACCGGAAAAAGAGACGCGTCGCGTGTTCGCTGCGCGCCTGACCGCGCCGCATATTTTTGTTATTCGTATGCATGATGATGATACCCCGCTTGGTGATATTGGCCTGCAAATCAGCGCGGTAAACCGCGAAGAAGCGGATATTGGTTATACGGTGGTGCCCGCAGCGCAGGGAAAAGGGATCGCCAGCGAAGCGCTTTGTGCGATGTGTGAGTACGCGTTTAACCAGACGGGCGTGAAGGCAGTTAACGCCTACGTGCTTGCGGATAACGGCGGGTCGGTGCGGGTGTTAGAAAAAGCGGGGTTTGTGCGTACCCAAGTGCTGGAAAAGGCGTATGAGATTGACGGGGTTCGGTATGACGACTGGGTTTATCGACTGGAATCTACCGGACGGCAACAGACTTTGTAG
- the folX gene encoding dihydroneopterin triphosphate 2'-epimerase — MSQHDAIIRIKNLRLRTFIGIKEEEIANRQDIVINVAIHYPADKARASEDINDALNYRTITKSIIQYVENNRFSLLEKLTQDVLDIAREHHWVTYAEVEIDKLHALRYADSVSMTLSWQRQA; from the coding sequence ATGTCGCAACATGACGCTATTATTCGCATCAAAAACTTACGCTTACGCACCTTCATCGGTATCAAGGAAGAAGAGATCGCCAACCGCCAGGATATCGTCATCAATGTGGCAATCCACTACCCGGCCGACAAAGCGCGCGCCAGCGAAGACATCAACGATGCGCTGAACTATCGCACCATTACCAAAAGCATCATCCAGTACGTTGAGAACAACCGCTTCTCTTTGCTGGAAAAATTAACTCAGGATGTGCTCGATATCGCACGCGAACATCATTGGGTCACTTATGCTGAAGTAGAGATCGATAAACTTCACGCCCTGCGTTACGCCGACTCAGTCTCCATGACGTTAAGCTGGCAACGCCAGGCATAA
- the yfcG gene encoding GSH-dependent disulfide bond oxidoreductase gives MIDLYYAPTANGHKVTLFLEEAKLDYRIIRVDISKGDQFRPDFLAISPNNKIPAIVDNAPADGGRPLSLFESGEILLYLAEKTGKLLSGELRERHHTLQWLFWQSSGLGPMLGQNHHFNAFAPQLIPYAIERYQVETQRLYGVMNRRLEKSPWLGGDHYSIADIACWPWINTHERHRIDLATYPAVNNWFERIRTRPATERALQKAQQI, from the coding sequence ATGATAGACCTCTACTATGCCCCTACCGCGAATGGTCATAAGGTCACCCTCTTTCTGGAAGAAGCAAAACTGGATTACCGGATCATCCGTGTCGATATCAGCAAGGGCGACCAGTTCAGACCGGATTTTCTTGCCATCTCACCCAATAACAAAATTCCTGCCATTGTTGATAACGCGCCAGCGGACGGCGGTAGACCGCTTAGCCTGTTTGAATCAGGCGAGATTTTGCTGTATCTGGCAGAGAAAACCGGCAAGCTTCTCAGCGGTGAATTGCGTGAACGCCACCACACACTGCAATGGTTGTTCTGGCAATCAAGTGGGCTCGGGCCCATGCTGGGGCAGAATCACCATTTTAATGCCTTCGCGCCGCAGCTGATCCCCTACGCGATAGAGCGCTATCAGGTTGAGACACAAAGACTTTATGGCGTGATGAATCGTCGGCTGGAAAAATCACCCTGGCTCGGAGGCGATCATTATAGTATTGCCGACATCGCCTGTTGGCCGTGGATCAACACCCACGAACGGCACCGTATTGATTTAGCCACTTACCCTGCGGTGAATAACTGGTTCGAGCGCATCCGTACGCGCCCGGCCACCGAGCGCGCCCTGCAAAAAGCGCAACAGATTTAA
- a CDS encoding transketolase family protein, with product MIKVAPAGQKDAVEMRKVYAGFVAKQIEAGSKIIALEADLMSSMAMDGVARDYPQHVINCGIMEANVIGTAAGLSLTGRKPFVHTFTAFASRRCFDQLFMSLDYQRNNVKVIASDAGVTACHNGGTHMSFEDMGIVRGLAHSVVLEVTDAVMFEDVLRQLIDLEGFYWVRTIRKQAPSVYAPGSTFTIGKGNVLREGTDITLIANGIMVAEALEAARQLEQEGVSAAVIDMFTLKPIDRMLVKNYAEKTGRIVTCENHSIHNGLGSAVAEVLVETCPVPMRRVGVKERYGQVGTQDFLQKEYGLTAHDIVSAARELL from the coding sequence ATGATTAAGGTTGCACCCGCAGGACAAAAAGATGCCGTAGAGATGCGTAAAGTCTACGCCGGTTTTGTGGCAAAACAGATTGAGGCCGGGAGCAAGATAATCGCCCTGGAAGCCGATCTGATGAGCTCTATGGCAATGGACGGCGTGGCGCGCGATTACCCGCAGCATGTGATTAACTGCGGCATTATGGAGGCTAACGTTATTGGTACGGCGGCTGGGTTGTCTCTCACCGGACGTAAACCCTTCGTGCATACCTTTACCGCGTTCGCCAGCCGCCGCTGTTTTGACCAATTGTTTATGTCCCTGGACTACCAGCGTAATAACGTGAAAGTTATCGCATCTGATGCCGGCGTGACGGCCTGTCACAACGGTGGCACGCATATGTCGTTTGAGGATATGGGCATTGTGCGTGGCCTTGCCCATTCGGTAGTGCTGGAAGTCACCGATGCAGTGATGTTCGAAGATGTTTTGCGCCAGCTTATCGACCTCGAAGGCTTTTACTGGGTGCGCACCATCCGTAAGCAGGCACCGAGCGTCTATGCGCCGGGCTCGACGTTTACTATCGGTAAAGGCAACGTGCTGCGTGAAGGAACCGACATTACTCTGATTGCCAACGGCATTATGGTGGCAGAAGCGCTGGAAGCCGCGCGTCAGCTTGAGCAGGAAGGGGTGAGCGCTGCGGTCATCGACATGTTTACCCTCAAGCCCATTGACCGCATGTTAGTGAAGAATTATGCAGAGAAAACCGGGCGTATCGTCACCTGCGAAAACCACAGTATTCATAACGGGCTGGGTTCAGCCGTCGCGGAAGTGCTGGTAGAGACGTGTCCGGTGCCGATGCGGCGCGTGGGCGTGAAGGAACGTTACGGCCAGGTGGGTACGCAGGATTTCCTGCAAAAAGAGTACGGCCTGACGGCACATGACATTGTGTCGGCGGCAAGAGAGCTGCTGTAA
- the yfcF gene encoding glutathione transferase → MNQPAIALWSDADFFSPYVMSVYVALAEKGLSFTLKTVDLNSGAHLKPEWQGYTLTRRVPVLEIDGFELSESSAIAEFLEERFAPPEWERIYPHDLQKRARARQIQAWLRSDLVPIRVERSTDVVFAGVKKPPLSEEGLASARKLIDTASSLLAHGNPNLFGEWCIADIDLALMLNRLILNGDEVPQLLVDYVTFQWQRASVQRFVALSAKRAC, encoded by the coding sequence ATGAACCAACCTGCAATTGCGTTATGGTCCGATGCCGATTTCTTTTCCCCATATGTCATGAGCGTGTACGTCGCATTGGCCGAAAAAGGGCTGTCGTTTACGCTTAAAACCGTTGATTTGAACAGTGGCGCTCACCTGAAACCAGAATGGCAGGGCTACACGCTGACCCGCCGCGTGCCGGTGCTGGAAATTGACGGGTTCGAGCTCAGCGAATCGTCGGCGATTGCGGAATTCCTGGAAGAGCGGTTTGCGCCGCCGGAATGGGAACGCATCTACCCGCACGATCTCCAGAAACGTGCGCGGGCGCGTCAGATCCAGGCGTGGTTACGCAGTGACCTGGTGCCGATCCGTGTGGAACGCTCCACCGATGTTGTTTTTGCCGGGGTGAAAAAACCGCCGCTCAGTGAGGAAGGCCTTGCCAGCGCGCGTAAACTCATTGATACCGCATCATCGCTGCTGGCCCACGGTAATCCGAATCTTTTTGGTGAATGGTGTATTGCCGATATCGACCTGGCGCTGATGCTGAACCGTCTTATTCTCAACGGCGACGAAGTTCCTCAGTTGCTGGTCGATTATGTGACATTCCAGTGGCAGCGCGCGTCAGTACAGCGCTTTGTGGCACTCTCCGCTAAGCGTGCGTGCTGA
- the yfcD gene encoding NUDIX hydrolase YfcD, protein MVEQSHLASTEWVDIVNEDNEVIAQSSRAQMRAERLRHRATYIVVHDGMGKILVQRRTDTKDFLPGMLDATAGGVVQADEVLLESARREAEEELGIAGVPFAEHGQFYFEDENCRVWGGLFSCVSHGPFALQEEEVSEVSWMTPEEITARCDEFTPDSLKALALWMSRNANNESAKPEKQEEAE, encoded by the coding sequence ATGGTGGAGCAGAGTCATTTGGCAAGTACAGAGTGGGTAGACATTGTCAACGAAGACAATGAAGTGATCGCGCAGTCAAGCCGCGCGCAAATGCGTGCAGAGCGTCTGCGCCACCGTGCAACCTATATCGTGGTTCATGATGGTATGGGCAAAATCCTGGTACAACGTCGCACTGACACCAAAGATTTTCTCCCCGGGATGCTGGATGCCACTGCGGGCGGCGTCGTTCAGGCAGACGAAGTGTTGCTGGAGTCAGCACGTCGTGAAGCCGAAGAAGAGTTAGGTATTGCGGGCGTACCGTTTGCCGAGCACGGTCAGTTCTATTTTGAAGACGAAAATTGCCGCGTCTGGGGCGGGCTGTTTAGCTGCGTATCCCATGGGCCATTTGCGCTTCAGGAAGAAGAAGTCAGCGAAGTGAGCTGGATGACCCCTGAAGAGATCACCGCTCGCTGCGATGAATTCACCCCAGATTCGTTAAAAGCGCTGGCGCTGTGGATGAGTCGCAACGCCAATAACGAATCCGCAAAACCCGAGAAACAGGAAGAGGCTGAATAA
- the yfcE gene encoding phosphodiesterase produces MKLMFASDIHGSLPATEQVLSLFAQSRAQWLVILGDVLNHGPRNALPEGYAPAQVAEKLNTVAQRIIAVRGNCDSEVDQMLLHFPMTAPWQQVVLEKCRLFLTHGHLFSPDNLPALAAGDVLVYGHTHIPVAEKRGEIYHFNPGSVSIPKGGYPASYGLLDENTLSVIALNDQQVIAQVTINP; encoded by the coding sequence ATGAAACTTATGTTTGCGTCGGATATTCACGGGTCGCTGCCCGCAACAGAGCAGGTGTTATCTCTGTTCGCACAGAGCCGGGCGCAGTGGCTGGTTATTCTGGGCGATGTGTTGAACCATGGCCCGCGCAATGCGTTACCGGAAGGGTACGCCCCGGCGCAGGTTGCTGAGAAGCTCAACACGGTTGCACAGCGCATTATTGCCGTGCGCGGTAATTGCGATAGTGAAGTTGACCAGATGCTGCTGCATTTCCCCATGACGGCACCCTGGCAGCAGGTTGTGCTGGAAAAATGCCGTCTCTTTTTGACTCACGGTCATCTTTTTAGCCCGGACAATCTCCCTGCGCTCGCCGCTGGCGATGTCCTGGTTTATGGTCATACTCATATTCCTGTGGCGGAAAAACGTGGGGAGATTTATCACTTTAACCCCGGTTCAGTGAGCATACCGAAAGGCGGATACCCGGCGAGCTACGGGTTGTTGGATGAGAATACGTTAAGCGTTATCGCACTTAATGATCAGCAAGTTATTGCGCAGGTAACGATTAATCCGTAA
- the hisP gene encoding histidine ABC transporter ATP-binding protein HisP translates to MAENKLNVIDLHKRYGEHEVLKGVSLQANAGDVISIIGSSGSGKSTFLRCINFLEKPSEGSIVVSGQNINLVRDKDGQLKVADKNQLRLLRTRLTMVFQHFNLWSHMTVLENVMEAPVQVLGLSKQEARERAIKYLAKVGIDERQQMKYPVHLSGGQQQRVSIARALAMEPEVLLFDEPTSALDPELVGEVLRIMQKLAEEGKTMVVVTHEMGFARNVSNHVIFLHQGKIEEQGHPDEVLANPQSARLQQFLKGSLK, encoded by the coding sequence ATGGCTGAGAACAAACTAAACGTTATCGACTTGCACAAACGCTACGGCGAACATGAAGTGCTGAAAGGGGTGTCGCTACAGGCTAATGCGGGCGATGTGATCAGTATTATCGGCTCATCTGGCTCGGGTAAAAGTACCTTCCTGCGCTGCATTAACTTCCTCGAAAAGCCGAGCGAAGGCTCCATCGTGGTAAGCGGCCAGAACATCAACCTGGTGCGAGATAAAGACGGTCAGCTGAAAGTGGCGGATAAAAACCAGCTGCGCCTGCTGCGTACCCGCCTGACAATGGTGTTCCAGCACTTTAACCTCTGGAGCCATATGACGGTGCTGGAGAACGTGATGGAAGCGCCGGTTCAGGTGCTGGGCTTAAGCAAACAGGAAGCACGCGAACGCGCGATCAAATACCTGGCGAAAGTGGGTATTGATGAGCGTCAGCAGATGAAGTACCCGGTGCATCTTTCCGGTGGTCAGCAGCAGCGTGTCTCTATTGCCCGCGCGCTGGCGATGGAGCCGGAAGTGCTGTTGTTCGATGAACCGACCTCTGCGCTGGACCCTGAACTGGTTGGCGAGGTACTGCGCATTATGCAGAAGCTGGCCGAAGAGGGGAAAACGATGGTGGTGGTGACGCACGAAATGGGCTTTGCCCGTAACGTGTCGAACCACGTGATTTTCCTGCATCAGGGGAAAATCGAAGAGCAAGGACACCCGGATGAGGTGTTAGCGAACCCGCAAAGCGCGCGTTTGCAACAGTTCCTGAAAGGCTCTCTGAAGTAA